The Ramlibacter algicola genome segment GCTGCCTCCGGGTGATGGAACCAGCTTAGCAGGCCTGCGCGGGCCCGGGGCGCGTCAGTGCCTGGAGTGCGAACCGGCCGACGCGGCCGCGTTGACGCCCTTCGGCGCCGCGGCCGAGACCGGCACCTGCAGCGCGAGCTGGCGCTGCTCGCCCTTGGCGGTCTTGAACGTGAGCGTCACCGGGATCGAGGTGTCGGGCTGCAGCGGCGCCTTCAGCTCCTGCAGCATGACGTGGTAGCCACCGGGCTTGAGCTGCACCGGCCGCTTCGCCGGGATGTCCAGCGCGTCCAGCGCGCGCATGCGCATGACGTCGCCTTCCATCTTCATCTCGTGCACCTCGGCCACGCGCGCCACCGGCGACGCGACGCCGACCAGCCGGAGCGGCTCACTGCTCGTGATCGTCATGAACACGCCGCTGGAGCGCTGGCCCGGCACGCTCGCGCGCGCCCAGGCGCCGTCGACGGACACGGGAGTCGTTTGCGCGGCGGCGATGGTGGAGGCGGCGGCCAGCAGCAGCGCTGCGGCGGCGCGGGGAAGCAGGGGGGACATGGCAGGCTCGGCGGCTGATG includes the following:
- a CDS encoding copper chaperone PCu(A)C encodes the protein MSPLLPRAAAALLLAAASTIAAAQTTPVSVDGAWARASVPGQRSSGVFMTITSSEPLRLVGVASPVARVAEVHEMKMEGDVMRMRALDALDIPAKRPVQLKPGGYHVMLQELKAPLQPDTSIPVTLTFKTAKGEQRQLALQVPVSAAAPKGVNAAASAGSHSRH